The Eubacterium ventriosum genome includes the window GTAGTCATTTTTTAAGAAAGGAAGAACTTTTTATGAAGCAAAGAATTAAATTAGCTGACAGACAGCTTCCTAATTATTCTAAAGGTGAAGAAATTTTTAATATGGTTTCCCATATCGTTGGTGCGGCTTTAGGTATTGCAGCTCTTGTGCTTTGCATTATTGTTTCGGCCAAGCATCACAGTGGAATCGGCGTTGTTTCCAGTTGCATTTATGGGGTAACTTTAATTGTTTTATATACAATGTCCAGTGTTTATCATGGTTTAAGACCGGGAATGGGTAAGAAGGTTATGCAGGTTCTTGACCACTGCACCATTTATTTTCTTATTGCAGGAAGTTACACACCAATACTTCTTGTTCCAATGAGAGCCAAATATCCCGTTTTGGCATGGTCTTTATTTGGCTTAGTTTGGGGTTGTGCAATTATTGCCTGTACCCTTACTGCAATTGACTTAAAGAAATACAGCGTATTTTCTATGATTTGCTACCTTGCCATGGGATGGGTTATTATTATTTTCATAAAACCTACCATTGAAGTTATGGGCACAGGTGGCGTTATCTTACTTGTTGCCGGAGGCATTGCCTACACTGTAGGCTCTATTCTTTACGGACTTGGAAGCAGTCATAAATGGATGCATTCTATTTTCCATTTGTTTATTCTTGCAGGAAGTATATTACATTTTTTTGCAATAATACTTTATGCCCTTTAATGATGTTTTCACACATTGGAAATATCAATTAATAGATTTTCCAAAGGATTTTCTTGTTAATTGAAAAAGCACTAAGATTTAGGTTTCATTCAACCCTTTATTCTTAGTGCTTTTTTTGTTAAGACTAAATCACTTTTAATCTTAATAATATCTTTTTCTTTTTTGTCTTCTTCTATATATTTCATTAAGCAGCAATACCATTATTATATCCTTAAGCCACTGGTCATCAGGATACTTAATGCATTCCTTGCCATTACAGGATGCCTCTTCTTTTTTAATATTTTCAAAAATACGATTAACAATCCTTAGGATTCCCATTTTGTCAGGATATTCGTCAAACATCATACTTCCTGCAAACTCCTGATAATCACATTCCTTCTCTACCATCTCCTGAATGGTCATAAAAGTTAGAGGGTACATTTCTTTAACATATTCAATGTCTCTATCTTCCGCCATTCCCCATTGTCCGTAATACATTCCCGTAACTGCATTTCCCTGAACATAAAAAGGTATATATTTATAATCCATATACTATCCTAAACTAATCAAAAACCTTATCAGTCTAGTATATTCAGCAAAAATAGAATTGTTTACTAAAGCTTTATTTTAATCTCTTTGCCTGATTTCTCATATGGAATATATTCCACACCTGCTGCTGCCATCATTCTCTTTGACGCCTTTACAGAAGATGTATCTCCATATTTATCATCGCCATATATAACCTTCTTAATGCCACACTGAATAATGGCCTTGGCGCACTCATTACAAGGAAACAAAGTTACATAAATCTTTGCTCCTTCAAGACTGCCGCCTCTATAATTCAAAATGGCATTTAATTCGCTGTGAGTTGTGTAAAAATATTTATTGTCATATGGATCGTCGCTTTCTCTATTCCATGGAAATTCATCATCGCTACAACCTACCGGAAGCCCGTTATAGCCCATTGACAAAATTTTGTTATCGTCACTTACTATGCATGCTCCCACCTGAGTATTTGGATCCTTTGACCTTAGTGCCGCCAAAGATGCAACTCCCATAAAATACTCATCCCATGAAATGTAATCCTTTCTCTTACTACTAGCCATTTCTTTCTCCTTTTAATTTCTTGTCAAAAGTGAAATGCTACTATTTATTTGCCACGGAAAAATTTCTATTGCAAACACGTTAATTTTATTATTTTGTACCGAAGATTCTATCTCCTGCATCTCCAAGTCCCGGAACGATGTACTTGTGTTCATTTAATTTTTCATCTAATGCACCAATGTACATATTTACGTCAGGATGTGCTTCTTCCATTGCTTTTACGCCTTCAGGTGCTGCAATAATGCACATTAATGTAATGTTCTTTACACCTTTTTCTTTAAGCATCTGAATTGCTGCAATTGCAGAACCACCTGTTGCAAGCATTGGATCTACTACGAATACGTTTCTCTTGTCACAATCTTCAGGTAATTTACAGTAGTACTCGTGAGGCAATGCTGTAACAGGATCTCTGTAAAGTCCAATGTGTCCTACTTTTGCTGATGGAATCATTGCAAGCATTCCATCTACCATACCAAGACCTGCTCTAAGAATAGGTACGATTGCTAACTTCTTTCCGCCTAATTCTTTAACTGTTGTCTTGCATATCGGTGTTTCGATTTCCTGGTTAGCTAATTCTAAGTTTCTTGTTGCTTCATATGTGATAAGCATTGCAATTTCGCTGATTAACTGTCTAAAATCTTTTGTTCCTGTTTCTTTTCTTCTAATAATTCCAATCTTGTGCTGGATCAATGGATGATCCATTATAAATGTCTTTCCCATTTGTTTTCCTCCGTGCTTTTTTATGTATTTTTTTAGTTTTTGTATTTACTTTCCTTAAGCTTGTTAGCTAATTTCTGAATTATGTTGTCTAATGTTTCATACATCTTGGCATAATCCGCTAACTCACCACCATCTGGATTAACTATGCTTCCTGCCTCGTTAATATACTCTGTTAATGTATAAACATTAACTGCCTCTGCATAGTCATCATATACTGCCTGCTTCCTTGACTCATCTAATACCAGTACCAATACGTCTTGTCCAAAATCTTCCGGTTCAAGTTGTATTGAAGTACGGTTAATGTCCAATCCCTTTGAGGCTGCGATTGCTACAGTTTTAGGATTCATTGGCTCCGGGAAAAGAACTGCAAGTCCTCTTGAATCAATATTTACCTGTTCTAATGGCAAATAATGTTTTAGCAAAGTTGCTG containing:
- a CDS encoding deoxycytidylate deaminase, with translation MASSKRKDYISWDEYFMGVASLAALRSKDPNTQVGACIVSDDNKILSMGYNGLPVGCSDDEFPWNRESDDPYDNKYFYTTHSELNAILNYRGGSLEGAKIYVTLFPCNECAKAIIQCGIKKVIYGDDKYGDTSSVKASKRMMAAAGVEYIPYEKSGKEIKIKL
- the upp gene encoding uracil phosphoribosyltransferase, giving the protein MGKTFIMDHPLIQHKIGIIRRKETGTKDFRQLISEIAMLITYEATRNLELANQEIETPICKTTVKELGGKKLAIVPILRAGLGMVDGMLAMIPSAKVGHIGLYRDPVTALPHEYYCKLPEDCDKRNVFVVDPMLATGGSAIAAIQMLKEKGVKNITLMCIIAAPEGVKAMEEAHPDVNMYIGALDEKLNEHKYIVPGLGDAGDRIFGTK
- the trhA gene encoding PAQR family membrane homeostasis protein TrhA, whose translation is MKQRIKLADRQLPNYSKGEEIFNMVSHIVGAALGIAALVLCIIVSAKHHSGIGVVSSCIYGVTLIVLYTMSSVYHGLRPGMGKKVMQVLDHCTIYFLIAGSYTPILLVPMRAKYPVLAWSLFGLVWGCAIIACTLTAIDLKKYSVFSMICYLAMGWVIIIFIKPTIEVMGTGGVILLVAGGIAYTVGSILYGLGSSHKWMHSIFHLFILAGSILHFFAIILYAL